In Rothia mucilaginosa, one genomic interval encodes:
- a CDS encoding aliphatic sulfonate ABC transporter substrate-binding protein yields the protein MTYSPSRRTALKSLAAAAAFATLLSACAGEGSGSANASGAAGGGDQNTVTIDYATYNPLSLIIRKKGWLETALSAEGKKVEWVKSAGSNKANEALRSGNIDVGSTAGSAALLARANGSPIKVISLYSQPEWSALVTRKDSGITKVADLKGKTVAVTKGTDPYFLLLQALKQEGISASDLTIQNLQHADGRTALDNGQVNAWSGLDPIMAAAEVESGDVLFYRNLNFNTYGFLNATEKFIQSNPTAAQTIVDVYEYARTWAKKNPEEAVKIVEEESGIKHETAQVVMERTHLDIDPVPGAKQVEVLKGVGPILVESGDVPSQSDVDKALNSIVDDQFAKKADSAAVEKIAKVVEK from the coding sequence ATGACTTACTCCCCGTCTCGCCGTACCGCCCTCAAGTCCCTTGCCGCAGCCGCCGCTTTTGCTACTCTGCTTAGCGCCTGCGCCGGTGAAGGTTCCGGTTCCGCTAACGCCTCCGGTGCTGCCGGTGGTGGCGACCAGAACACCGTGACCATTGACTACGCGACCTATAACCCGCTGTCCCTGATTATCCGCAAGAAGGGTTGGCTTGAGACCGCCCTGTCCGCCGAGGGCAAGAAGGTTGAGTGGGTGAAGTCTGCCGGTTCGAACAAGGCGAATGAGGCGCTGCGTAGCGGCAATATTGATGTCGGTTCGACCGCCGGTTCGGCGGCGCTGCTGGCACGCGCTAATGGCTCCCCCATCAAGGTCATTAGCCTGTACTCTCAGCCGGAGTGGTCGGCTCTGGTGACTCGCAAGGATTCGGGTATCACCAAGGTCGCGGACCTGAAGGGTAAGACCGTTGCCGTGACCAAGGGTACCGACCCCTACTTCCTGCTGCTGCAGGCACTCAAGCAGGAGGGTATTTCTGCTTCGGATCTGACCATTCAGAACCTGCAGCACGCCGACGGTCGCACCGCCCTGGATAACGGTCAGGTCAACGCGTGGAGCGGCTTGGACCCGATCATGGCTGCCGCCGAGGTGGAAAGCGGCGACGTGCTCTTCTACCGCAACCTGAACTTCAATACCTATGGCTTCCTGAACGCAACCGAGAAGTTCATTCAGTCCAACCCGACCGCCGCACAGACCATCGTGGACGTGTACGAGTATGCTCGCACCTGGGCTAAGAAGAACCCCGAAGAGGCAGTGAAGATTGTCGAGGAGGAGTCCGGCATTAAGCATGAGACCGCCCAGGTCGTCATGGAGCGCACCCACCTGGATATTGACCCGGTTCCGGGCGCTAAGCAGGTTGAGGTTCTGAAGGGTGTCGGTCCGATTCTGGTCGAGTCCGGCGACGTTCCCTCCCAGTCCGACGTGGACAAGGCACTGAACAGCATCGTGGACGACCAGTTCGCAAAGAAGGCTGACAGCGCAGCCGTCGAGAAGATCGCGAAGGTGGTTGAGAAGTAA
- a CDS encoding AMP-binding protein — protein MGLPTPYSFTDPLNPTPNPAHESDEARIAFWEKQAQRLTWAEPWHTAHRFEKPKSLGFDEDGIEQFSIPEIKWFEGGKLNVAYNCVDRHVEAGRGDKVALYFEGEPGDREAITYAELQRRIAKAANGLLSLGVRKGDRVVIYLPVIPETIIFTLACARIGAIHSLVFGGFSAEALKFRVEDTGAKVLITTDGQNRRGKVVPVKVNADEACSGENNIEHVIVVDRTSASDPVAHAAVPWTEGRDVWYHDLVDDQADTHAYELHDAEDPLFIIYTSGTTGKPKGLVHTMGGYLVQTAYTHALLYDLLPDYVDENGVLRPDELSAVNDPQKVESTVHWCTADLAWVTAHTYEIYGPLVNGVSEVIYEGTPNTPHYGRHFEVIERYGVTNYYTAPTLIRSLMGAFPNGPEPGKYDFSTVRLLGSVGESINPEAWRWLRQHVGGGTAAFIDTWWQSETGSTVCSPRPHDPAFAPEGTYPEGTPHCTPLPGCATRAVPGVSTRVVDEHGDPVEPGKQGFIVVDKIGPSMARTVWQNPQRYLDSYWRHYGERGWFLAGDGAKEDEEGNVYILGRIDDVINISGHRLSTIEIESALVTHPAVVEAGVCPVEDELTGHQAVAYVTLTDEGKVLAEDELKAALTAHVREHIGPIAKPKDVVAVADIPKTRSGKITRRLLGELYQGRSLGDVSSLQNEEALGHIAQVLVDTGRVVEAV, from the coding sequence ATGGGACTGCCCACCCCCTACTCGTTCACCGACCCGCTGAATCCCACCCCGAACCCCGCCCACGAATCTGACGAGGCACGCATCGCGTTCTGGGAGAAGCAGGCGCAGCGCCTCACCTGGGCTGAGCCCTGGCACACCGCGCACCGCTTCGAGAAGCCGAAGTCCCTCGGCTTCGACGAGGACGGCATCGAACAGTTCAGCATCCCCGAAATTAAGTGGTTCGAGGGCGGTAAGCTCAACGTCGCCTACAACTGCGTAGACCGCCACGTGGAGGCGGGCCGCGGCGACAAGGTCGCCCTCTACTTTGAGGGTGAACCCGGCGACCGTGAAGCCATCACCTACGCCGAGCTACAGCGCCGCATCGCGAAGGCAGCGAACGGTCTGCTGTCCCTGGGCGTGCGCAAGGGTGACCGCGTGGTCATCTACCTGCCCGTCATCCCCGAAACCATTATTTTCACCCTCGCCTGCGCGCGTATTGGCGCGATTCACTCCCTCGTCTTCGGTGGCTTCTCCGCCGAGGCGCTGAAGTTCCGTGTGGAAGACACCGGCGCGAAGGTTCTCATCACCACCGACGGCCAGAACCGCCGCGGCAAGGTTGTTCCCGTGAAGGTGAACGCCGATGAGGCATGCTCCGGTGAGAACAACATTGAGCACGTGATCGTGGTGGATCGCACCAGCGCCTCCGACCCGGTTGCGCACGCGGCTGTGCCGTGGACTGAGGGCCGCGACGTCTGGTACCACGACCTGGTCGACGATCAGGCGGACACCCACGCCTACGAACTGCACGACGCCGAGGATCCGCTGTTCATTATTTACACCTCCGGCACGACCGGTAAGCCCAAGGGCCTGGTGCACACCATGGGCGGCTACCTGGTGCAGACCGCGTACACTCACGCGCTGCTGTACGATCTGCTGCCGGATTACGTGGACGAGAACGGCGTGCTGCGCCCCGACGAGCTGTCCGCGGTCAACGACCCGCAGAAGGTTGAGTCCACCGTTCACTGGTGCACCGCCGACCTCGCCTGGGTGACCGCGCACACCTACGAAATCTACGGTCCGCTGGTTAACGGTGTCTCCGAGGTGATTTACGAGGGCACCCCGAACACCCCGCACTACGGCCGCCACTTCGAGGTCATCGAACGCTACGGCGTGACCAACTACTACACCGCGCCTACCCTGATCCGTTCCCTCATGGGTGCGTTCCCGAACGGCCCGGAGCCCGGCAAGTACGACTTCTCGACCGTGCGTCTGCTCGGTTCGGTGGGTGAATCCATTAACCCGGAGGCGTGGCGTTGGCTGCGTCAGCACGTGGGCGGCGGCACCGCGGCGTTCATCGACACCTGGTGGCAGTCGGAGACCGGTTCGACCGTGTGCTCCCCGCGCCCGCACGACCCGGCGTTCGCGCCCGAGGGCACCTACCCGGAGGGCACCCCGCACTGCACTCCCCTGCCCGGTTGCGCTACCCGCGCCGTTCCTGGCGTGTCCACCCGCGTGGTGGATGAGCACGGCGACCCGGTCGAACCCGGTAAGCAGGGCTTTATTGTGGTCGATAAGATTGGCCCGTCCATGGCTCGTACCGTGTGGCAGAACCCGCAGCGATACCTGGATTCCTATTGGCGTCACTACGGCGAGCGCGGCTGGTTCCTCGCTGGTGACGGCGCGAAGGAAGACGAAGAGGGTAACGTGTACATCCTCGGCCGTATTGATGACGTAATCAACATTTCGGGTCACCGCCTGTCCACGATTGAGATTGAGTCGGCTCTGGTGACTCACCCGGCTGTGGTTGAGGCTGGTGTCTGCCCCGTGGAGGATGAGCTGACCGGTCACCAGGCGGTCGCCTACGTGACGCTCACCGACGAGGGTAAGGTCCTGGCTGAGGATGAGTTGAAGGCGGCGCTGACCGCGCACGTGCGTGAGCACATTGGCCCGATTGCTAAGCCGAAGGATGTTGTGGCAGTTGCCGATATCCCGAAGACTCGTTCAGGTAAGATTACTCGCCGTCTGCTCGGTGAGCTGTACCAGGGCCGTTCTTTGGGCGATGTTTCTTCGCTGCAGAATGAGGAGGCGCTGGGCCACATCGCGCAGGTGCTGGTGGATACCGGCCGCGTGGTCGAGGCTGTCTAG
- a CDS encoding ABC transporter ATP-binding protein, which produces MTLNSAVTDVPTSENTGRHAVSTAAVPLSFEDVGQSFPVPGGTHEVLRGVSFTAAPGEIISVIGSSGCGKSTLLRAAAGLNRITAGTVRIGEKAVTGLDPRVAIGFQEPRLLPWRTVADNVALGLPQGTKKSEGAASVARLLDLVGLGEYATHRPKEISGGMAQRVSLARALARNPGVLLLDEPFGALDALTRINMQDLLLDVHRQDPTTILLVTHDVEEALYLSDRVIVLGKDTPEAPATIQRIVTVDRSHPRDRADAEITALRSELLAELGVEDNA; this is translated from the coding sequence ATGACACTCAACAGTGCAGTAACTGACGTACCCACCAGTGAAAACACCGGCCGACACGCCGTATCCACCGCCGCAGTCCCCCTCAGCTTCGAAGACGTCGGACAATCTTTCCCCGTGCCCGGCGGAACCCACGAAGTTCTTCGCGGAGTCTCCTTCACCGCAGCCCCCGGCGAGATTATCTCCGTCATCGGCTCCTCCGGATGCGGCAAATCCACCCTCCTGCGTGCAGCAGCAGGCCTGAACCGCATCACCGCAGGTACCGTGCGTATCGGCGAGAAGGCAGTGACCGGCCTCGACCCCCGCGTCGCTATCGGCTTTCAGGAACCGCGCCTGCTCCCCTGGCGCACCGTCGCCGACAACGTGGCGCTCGGACTGCCGCAGGGCACCAAAAAATCTGAAGGCGCGGCATCCGTAGCGCGCCTGCTCGACCTGGTCGGCCTGGGCGAATACGCAACCCACCGTCCCAAGGAAATTTCAGGCGGTATGGCTCAGCGCGTGTCCCTGGCGCGAGCACTCGCACGCAACCCCGGCGTGCTGCTGCTCGACGAGCCCTTCGGTGCTCTGGACGCGCTGACCCGCATCAACATGCAGGATTTGCTGTTGGATGTGCACCGTCAAGACCCGACCACGATTCTGCTGGTTACCCACGATGTGGAAGAGGCGCTGTACCTCTCTGACCGGGTTATTGTCCTCGGTAAGGACACCCCGGAGGCGCCCGCCACCATCCAGCGCATTGTGACTGTTGACCGCTCTCACCCGCGTGACCGCGCCGATGCAGAGATCACGGCGCTGCGTAGCGAACTGTTGGCTGAGCTCGGCGTGGAAGATAACGCCTAA
- a CDS encoding ABC transporter permease, producing the protein MTAATITAASSTRAERSEKRVSSVKLPSNPFAGKQYLGLILPLALIALWYILSTNGVFTQVQLPSPDRVVNAGIELAQRGELGRHVAISTQRVLIGFGIGAVLGLVLGALIGLSAPVRLIAAPTIGALRAVPSLAWVPLLLLWIGIGENSKVTLVAIGAFFPVYTTVSAALAHVDPKLVEAARAFGLKGLRLFTTVQLPAVLPSVVSGLRLALAQAWLFLVAAELLGASMGLGYLLTDSQNNGRTDRLLLAIVALAVLGKITDALVGVFERWVKAKYPSN; encoded by the coding sequence ATGACCGCCGCAACGATTACCGCCGCCTCCAGCACTCGCGCTGAGCGTTCTGAGAAGCGTGTCTCTTCCGTGAAGCTGCCGTCGAACCCGTTCGCCGGTAAGCAGTACCTGGGTCTGATTCTTCCCCTGGCGTTGATTGCCCTCTGGTACATCCTGAGCACGAACGGCGTGTTCACCCAGGTTCAGTTGCCCTCCCCCGACCGTGTGGTCAATGCCGGTATTGAGCTGGCGCAGCGCGGCGAGTTGGGCCGCCACGTGGCGATTTCTACTCAGCGTGTGCTGATTGGTTTCGGTATTGGTGCCGTGCTCGGCCTGGTGCTGGGTGCGCTGATTGGCTTGTCTGCGCCGGTGCGTCTGATTGCCGCGCCGACCATTGGTGCGTTGCGTGCCGTACCGTCCCTGGCATGGGTTCCGCTGCTTCTGCTGTGGATTGGTATCGGCGAGAATTCTAAGGTGACCCTAGTTGCTATTGGTGCGTTCTTCCCCGTGTACACCACGGTTTCTGCGGCTCTGGCACACGTTGACCCGAAGCTTGTGGAGGCGGCACGCGCCTTCGGTCTGAAGGGTCTGCGCCTGTTCACCACGGTTCAGCTTCCCGCGGTTCTGCCCTCGGTGGTTTCGGGTCTGCGTCTGGCGCTGGCTCAGGCGTGGCTGTTCCTGGTCGCCGCTGAGCTGCTGGGTGCATCCATGGGTCTGGGTTACCTGCTGACCGACTCGCAGAACAACGGCCGCACCGACCGCCTGCTACTCGCCATCGTGGCGCTGGCGGTGCTCGGTAAGATTACCGACGCGCTGGTGGGCGTATTCGAGCGCTGGGTGAAGGCAAAGTACCCCAGCAACTAA